One Alkalispirochaeta americana genomic window, AAAATCCATGAACCGGGGCAGGATCACCGCTGCCAGGGGCTTGTCGGCCACCATGGCGTCGGTGATTCCACTTACCCGGGACGCCTCGGGATGGATCGCCATCTCCGGGTTGCAGAGTTCATTGAAATCAGCAATCTCCTTCCCTGGCATGAACCGCACCGCGCCAAACTCTACCACCCGGTCTACAGCGGGATACAGCCCCGTGGTCTCGAAATCGAAAGCCACGAAGGTACAGGAGGAAACGGAGAGGGTGGGATCTATTATCATCGGGAAGCCTCCTGGATGATGGCGAGAATATCCTCTTCTATTGCAGCGATGCGGCCACTTACAGCTTTCTGAAGAGCCGGAAGATCACGCGAGGGCTCACTGCAGGCGCTTATGTAGAACTTGATCTTGGGCTCTGTCCCCGAAGGGCGGGCGCTCACTCGTGTTCCATCGGCAAGGAAGAACTGGATCACGTTCGATGAACCCAGTCCCGGCCCGGCCTCACTGGACCCCCGGGCCGGATAGAAAATCTGATCGGTTTTGACGTCGTAGATCCGCTCTACCGCTGTGCCTCCCAGAGAAGCGGGCGGAGCCGTCCGGAGCTGTTGCATCAAACCGTCCATGGTGGCCTTTCCCGCCTGGCCTTCGAAATATTTCGAGATTGTCTGCTCTTCGTAATAACCGAAATTCTGCCAGATCTGGCGTAGCCGGTCCATCACGGAGATCCCCTGGTTTCGCCAGTGCAGGGCCATTTCCACGGTGAGCATCGTGGCCGTTATGGCATCCTTGTCGCGAACTTCCGTGCCGATCAGATAGCCATAGCTCTCTTCATCGCCCAGAACAAACTGGGGACCGGCGGGGTCTTTTTCAAGATCCCGCATGATCGATGCGATGTGCTTGAAGCCTGTGAGGGTCTCGTAGACCTGTGCCCCGTAATGCTCTGCCACGGCACGCTGCAGGGCCGTGGTGACGATGGTTGTCACGAAGACCGGCTCCTGGGGAAGCGTGCCCAGGGCCTGGCGCTGACCAAGAACATAATCGGCCAGAAGAACTCCCAACTGGTTGCCCGTAACGAGAGTCAGATCGTCGCCATCGGGGACAGCAATACCCAGGCGATCGGCGTCGGGATCGGTGCCAATCACGATATCGGCACTCTCCCGCCGACCCAGGGCAAGAGCCATCTCCAGCGCGCTTGCCTCTTCGGGATTTGGAAACGCCACGGTGGGGAACTCCGTGTCCGGGGCGCGTTGCTCGGGAACGGTAATGACCTGGACACCCAGCTCGCCCAGAACGCGCTCCACCAGGGGAGCACCCGTGCCATGGAGGGGCGTAAAAACAGCCTTCACCTCACCGCCTTTCTCGCGGAGTAGTTCGGGCTGCACCGACTGACGCTTTACCATAGCAACAAAGGCATCGTCTATGTCGGCACCGATATACTCCAGCAGCCCCTGGCGCAGGGCAT contains:
- a CDS encoding phospho-sugar mutase → MTQNEIKAAARTYIDAEQDAVFAREVEVLLETGKWEELSDRFYTDLEFGTGGLRGVIGGGFNRMNPFVIARATTGLARYTAQAGSLRNDGTRAAVISHDNRRYSREFALSAALVFAAHGIKAYLVDDLRPTPLLSFAVRYYKASVGIMVTASHNPPQYNGYKVYWDDGAQVVSPDDTNIIQEVMAVKPGEIRLLEKDDALRQGLLEYIGADIDDAFVAMVKRQSVQPELLREKGGEVKAVFTPLHGTGAPLVERVLGELGVQVITVPEQRAPDTEFPTVAFPNPEEASALEMALALGRRESADIVIGTDPDADRLGIAVPDGDDLTLVTGNQLGVLLADYVLGQRQALGTLPQEPVFVTTIVTTALQRAVAEHYGAQVYETLTGFKHIASIMRDLEKDPAGPQFVLGDEESYGYLIGTEVRDKDAITATMLTVEMALHWRNQGISVMDRLRQIWQNFGYYEEQTISKYFEGQAGKATMDGLMQQLRTAPPASLGGTAVERIYDVKTDQIFYPARGSSEAGPGLGSSNVIQFFLADGTRVSARPSGTEPKIKFYISACSEPSRDLPALQKAVSGRIAAIEEDILAIIQEASR